In one window of Pseudomonadota bacterium DNA:
- a CDS encoding peptidoglycan DD-metalloendopeptidase family protein, with amino-acid sequence MNRLSNIDASRIGMTLVLCLVAASCMTTSTSDPSETTRPSTHKTSPHASASTAPPTAPAATQTAVPPASAHSAPRIRSQRDAKRSRLQRPRSQPANTDQAMRQPMAPPNVAKPERQVPAHHAVPGGIALLTLDRAAEPRPDVYFGDRPVYVTRKGDYWNAVVGIPLNADIGEHTVLVKVHGKADTRQVFDVQSTEYETQSLTIKNTRKVNPNPSDQKRIEQDWLRIQRAKTTFNRNALPDLVMAWPLEGRISSTFGLRRIYNGQPRNPHSGLDIAAPTGTPIVAPARGTVIDTGNYFFNGNTVFVDHGHGFVTLYCHLNEIGVEVGDTLEIGQTLGTVGETGRVTGPHLHLGVLLNGVLVDPLLLLEPR; translated from the coding sequence ATGAACCGTTTATCGAACATCGACGCATCGCGTATTGGTATGACGCTGGTGCTGTGTCTGGTCGCTGCGTCGTGCATGACGACATCGACCAGCGACCCATCTGAAACCACCCGCCCGTCCACACACAAGACCTCACCTCACGCGTCCGCGTCGACAGCGCCACCGACCGCACCGGCCGCCACTCAGACGGCCGTCCCGCCCGCCAGCGCACACTCAGCACCGCGCATACGCTCGCAACGCGATGCCAAACGCAGCCGCCTACAACGGCCTCGCTCGCAGCCCGCAAACACCGACCAAGCGATGCGCCAGCCGATGGCACCACCTAACGTTGCCAAACCAGAGCGCCAGGTGCCGGCGCATCACGCCGTGCCGGGCGGCATCGCACTGCTGACCCTCGACCGCGCGGCGGAACCTCGACCGGATGTGTATTTTGGCGACCGGCCGGTTTATGTCACGCGCAAAGGCGATTATTGGAACGCGGTCGTCGGCATTCCGCTCAACGCGGACATCGGCGAGCACACCGTATTGGTGAAAGTACACGGCAAGGCCGACACGCGACAGGTGTTTGATGTGCAAAGCACCGAGTATGAAACCCAATCGCTGACCATCAAAAACACGCGCAAAGTGAACCCCAACCCCAGCGATCAAAAACGTATCGAGCAGGACTGGCTACGTATTCAGCGAGCCAAAACCACGTTCAATCGAAACGCGCTCCCCGATCTTGTGATGGCGTGGCCGCTTGAAGGACGCATCAGCAGCACCTTTGGCTTACGCCGAATTTACAATGGTCAACCGCGCAATCCGCACAGTGGACTCGATATCGCCGCACCGACCGGCACGCCGATTGTCGCGCCAGCTCGCGGCACGGTAATCGATACAGGCAACTATTTCTTTAATGGCAACACGGTGTTTGTCGATCACGGCCACGGTTTTGTCACCCTGTATTGCCACTTAAACGAGATTGGTGTGGAGGTCGGCGATACATTGGAAATCGGCCAGACCCTCGGTACGGTTGGCGAAACCGGACGCGTCACAGGACCCCACCTGCATCTTGGTGTGTTGCTAAACGGCGTGCTCGTCGATCCGCTGTTATTACTCGAACCGCGTTAA
- a CDS encoding PQQ-dependent dehydrogenase, methanol/ethanol family produces MTDLPPHVSFARTRLTNRRDRMTWNACLMAWLVVTLIACSGDSPPQATQGQDTAAPRLDSPASSSSRPTARLANALASEPDGREAADTDWPHHGRTYSEQRHSPLNQIHADNIDALGLAWSFDLGVSRGIEATPIVKDGVMYVTATWNIVTALDARTGEQLWQYDPKVDRSRGAFLCCDAVNRGVALHGDQVFTGTIDGRLIALDKRTGQPNWDVLTIDLSKSYSITGAPRIVKDKVIIGNGGAEYGVRGYVSAYDLDSGDMVWRFYTVPGNPTEGFEHDVLAMAADTWTGQWWTSGGGGTVWDSMAYDAELNQLYIGVGNGSPWNQRLRSPDGGDNLFLSSIVALNPDSGEYIWHYQTTPGETWDYTATQHMILADLMIEGDARKVLMQAPKNGFFYVIDRVTGALISANNFVPVNWATHIDPQSGRPVEVPGARWPGSRPYLQTPGPIGAHNWQPMAFNPDTQLVYIPAQEVPFTYSDDPDFRYEHGTWNTGVNEMLGSLPTNKAFFRAVRTLLKGRLIAWDPVNQKAAWTHEHLGPWNGGVLSTAGNLVFQGTADAHFAAFDARTGDRLWRFFSQTGIVAAPVSYALEGEQYIAVASGWGGAFGLVMGGVSAAGGEPKVGRVMAFKLGANGELPPLPVVASERPAPPPATASRDVVATGSKAYIEYCAACHGDHGQSYGSIPNLRYSPFLAVQAAWDSVVLEGAKAPLGMAGFRRFIDDSTSEAIRAYLIAEANSDRNDAFYQRAADERAGPGTRNASDVVQPTTP; encoded by the coding sequence ATGACCGATTTACCACCGCACGTCTCATTTGCGCGCACGCGCTTAACGAACCGACGCGATCGCATGACGTGGAATGCGTGCCTTATGGCGTGGCTCGTTGTGACACTTATTGCCTGCAGTGGAGACAGCCCGCCCCAGGCGACACAGGGCCAGGACACCGCGGCACCGCGGCTTGACTCACCGGCATCGAGCTCGTCGCGGCCCACCGCGCGCCTAGCCAACGCGCTCGCTTCAGAACCGGATGGACGCGAAGCCGCCGACACCGATTGGCCGCATCATGGTCGCACTTACTCCGAGCAGCGACATTCGCCGCTCAATCAGATTCATGCTGACAACATCGATGCGTTGGGTTTGGCCTGGTCGTTCGATCTGGGGGTCAGTCGCGGCATTGAGGCGACACCGATCGTAAAAGACGGCGTCATGTATGTCACCGCCACCTGGAATATCGTCACCGCACTCGACGCGCGCACGGGCGAACAGCTCTGGCAATACGACCCCAAAGTCGATCGGTCGCGCGGCGCCTTCTTGTGTTGTGACGCGGTTAATCGCGGGGTCGCGCTTCATGGCGATCAGGTATTCACCGGCACAATCGATGGGCGACTCATCGCGTTGGATAAGCGAACCGGTCAGCCCAACTGGGACGTGCTTACGATCGATTTGTCCAAGTCCTACTCCATCACCGGCGCACCGCGCATCGTAAAAGACAAAGTGATCATCGGTAACGGCGGCGCCGAGTACGGTGTGCGGGGCTATGTGTCGGCCTACGATCTGGACTCGGGCGACATGGTGTGGCGATTTTATACGGTGCCTGGCAACCCAACGGAGGGCTTCGAGCACGATGTGCTGGCCATGGCGGCCGACACCTGGACAGGCCAATGGTGGACCAGCGGCGGGGGTGGCACCGTGTGGGACTCGATGGCCTACGACGCCGAGCTAAACCAGCTCTACATCGGGGTCGGCAATGGCTCGCCCTGGAATCAACGTCTGCGCAGTCCTGACGGTGGCGACAACCTGTTTCTGTCTTCGATTGTGGCGCTCAATCCCGATTCCGGCGAGTACATTTGGCACTATCAAACTACGCCGGGTGAAACCTGGGACTACACCGCCACGCAGCACATGATCCTCGCCGATTTGATGATCGAAGGCGACGCCCGCAAGGTGTTGATGCAAGCGCCCAAAAATGGCTTTTTCTACGTCATCGATCGCGTCACCGGCGCGCTGATTTCGGCGAACAATTTTGTTCCAGTCAACTGGGCCACCCATATCGATCCGCAGAGTGGTCGACCGGTTGAAGTGCCCGGTGCGCGTTGGCCCGGAAGCCGTCCCTACCTGCAAACACCCGGGCCCATCGGCGCGCACAACTGGCAACCCATGGCGTTCAATCCCGATACGCAGTTGGTGTACATTCCCGCGCAAGAAGTGCCGTTTACCTACTCGGACGACCCCGATTTTCGGTATGAGCACGGCACCTGGAATACCGGTGTTAACGAAATGCTGGGGTCGTTGCCAACGAACAAAGCGTTTTTTCGTGCCGTGCGCACGCTGTTGAAAGGCCGGCTCATCGCCTGGGATCCGGTCAATCAAAAAGCGGCGTGGACGCATGAACACCTGGGTCCTTGGAATGGCGGTGTCTTGTCTACCGCGGGCAACCTGGTGTTTCAGGGAACCGCCGATGCCCACTTTGCGGCGTTTGATGCGCGCACCGGCGACCGACTATGGCGCTTTTTTAGTCAAACGGGCATTGTCGCGGCGCCGGTAAGTTACGCGCTAGAGGGCGAGCAGTACATCGCCGTGGCATCGGGTTGGGGCGGCGCGTTCGGCCTAGTAATGGGCGGCGTGTCCGCGGCGGGTGGCGAACCAAAAGTCGGCCGCGTAATGGCGTTCAAGCTCGGTGCGAATGGCGAACTACCGCCATTGCCCGTCGTCGCATCCGAGCGCCCAGCGCCGCCGCCGGCCACCGCCTCTCGCGACGTGGTGGCGACGGGCAGCAAAGCGTATATCGAGTATTGTGCCGCCTGTCATGGCGATCACGGTCAGTCCTATGGGTCGATACCCAACTTGCGCTACTCACCGTTTCTCGCGGTCCAGGCCGCCTGGGACAGCGTGGTGCTTGAGGGTGCCAAAGCGCCTCTTGGCATGGCTGGTTTTCGACGCTTCATCGATGATTCGACCTCCGAAGCCATTCGCGCCTACCTTATCGCCGAAGCCAACAGCGATCGAAATGACGCGTTCTATCAGCGCGCCGCCGACGAGCGCGCCGGCCCTGGTACGCGAAATGCCTCGGATGTTGTTCAACCCACCACACCGTAA
- the xseA gene encoding exodeoxyribonuclease VII large subunit, translated as MMDKYGLKSTAERKVLSVSQLNREARRLLETGLPMTWVEGELSNIARPASGHWYFTLKDPHAQIRCAMFRNRNQYAQIEPRDGMAVVVRGRISLYEARGDYQLIAENMQDAGVGALQRQFEALKKQLEKEGLFAESHKQRLPRLPRRIGLITSPTGAAVQDILNVLQRRFPGIPVRLYPVAVQGEQAAGQIVNALRLAGARRDCDVLIVARGGGSIEDLWPLNEETVARALHACPVPIVSGVGHETDVTISDFVADVRAPTPSAAAELVVPDAHEWLVGLQGLGRRLERGLHSHLDNAQATLRWLSGRHHQARPDRQIAQHMLRLDDLDGRLKGLIRVALAERAQQLGHLTARLQTRTPQRALAMSQAELARLSQRLSTTLTQQLSEAEARLKLATATLASVGPQATLDRGYAIVRHQQRVVRDADSLRANDRIAIRLAEGELDARVEDVRPSKSRD; from the coding sequence ATGATGGACAAATACGGCCTCAAATCCACTGCCGAGCGCAAAGTCCTGAGCGTTTCCCAACTCAACCGCGAAGCGCGCCGATTACTGGAAACCGGCCTTCCTATGACCTGGGTAGAAGGAGAGCTGTCCAACATTGCGCGGCCGGCTTCCGGGCACTGGTATTTCACGCTCAAAGACCCGCACGCGCAAATTCGTTGCGCGATGTTTCGTAACCGCAATCAATATGCGCAAATTGAACCGCGCGACGGGATGGCGGTTGTGGTGCGCGGACGCATCAGCCTGTACGAAGCGCGCGGCGACTATCAGCTCATCGCCGAGAATATGCAGGACGCCGGCGTCGGCGCGCTTCAGCGTCAGTTTGAGGCGCTCAAAAAGCAGCTCGAGAAGGAAGGTCTGTTTGCCGAGTCCCACAAGCAACGTCTGCCACGCCTGCCGCGGCGCATTGGGCTCATCACCTCCCCCACCGGCGCGGCGGTACAAGACATACTTAATGTGCTTCAGCGCCGATTTCCGGGCATACCCGTGCGACTGTATCCAGTCGCTGTGCAGGGTGAACAGGCGGCGGGGCAAATCGTCAACGCCCTGCGGCTCGCCGGCGCACGGCGCGACTGCGATGTACTGATTGTGGCGCGGGGCGGCGGATCGATTGAGGATTTATGGCCACTTAATGAAGAAACCGTGGCCCGCGCCCTGCACGCCTGTCCAGTGCCGATTGTGAGCGGCGTCGGCCATGAAACGGATGTCACGATCAGCGACTTTGTGGCCGACGTGCGTGCCCCCACGCCATCCGCCGCCGCCGAGCTTGTGGTGCCCGACGCCCATGAATGGTTGGTCGGCTTACAGGGCCTGGGGCGCCGCCTTGAGCGCGGACTGCATAGCCACCTGGACAATGCACAGGCAACGCTGCGCTGGCTGAGCGGACGTCATCATCAAGCCCGCCCAGACCGCCAAATCGCCCAGCACATGCTGCGACTTGACGACCTCGATGGTCGACTCAAGGGCCTGATTCGCGTTGCCCTTGCCGAGCGCGCACAGCAACTCGGTCATTTGACGGCGCGACTTCAGACCCGTACGCCACAGCGTGCACTCGCGATGTCACAGGCCGAACTTGCGCGCCTGTCGCAGCGGCTCAGCACCACCCTCACTCAACAGCTTTCCGAGGCCGAGGCACGCCTCAAACTGGCGACCGCCACGCTCGCCAGTGTGGGCCCTCAGGCCACGCTCGATCGGGGGTACGCCATCGTGAGACACCAACAGCGTGTCGTCCGTGATGCGGACTCGCTCCGGGCCAACGATCGCATCGCGATCCGCCTGGCCGAGGGTGAACTGGATGCGCGCGTCGAGGACGTGCGGCCGAGCAAATCGCGCGATTGA
- the guaB gene encoding IMP dehydrogenase, with product MRLKEEALTFDDVLLQPAYSDVLPRDVNLTTRLTTDITLNVPLLSAAMDTVTEARLAIALAQEGGIGIVHKNMSIDGQAQEVSRVKKFESGVITDPITVTPEHTVREVLELTRRHNISGLPVVSGRETVGIVTRRDLRFVTELDAPITSVMTGKADLITVGENAPKEEVQALLHKHRIEKVLVVNGNFELRGMITVKDFEKASEFPNACKDGDGSLRVGAAVGTGADTPDRVAALVAAGVDVVVVDTSHGHTRGVLDTIRAIRNTYTDLQVIGGNIVTAEAARALVDAGANAVKVGIGPGSICTTRMVAGVGVPQVSAVSNVAAELAASGVPLIADGGIRYSGDIAKAIAAGAHSVMMGGLFAGTDESPGQVELYQGRSYKSYRGMGSLGAMAETHGSSDRYFQDKTDEVEKLVPEGIEGRVPYKGSLLAIIHQLLGGVRSAMGYTGSHTIEEMRTKPEFVRITNAGVQESHVHDVTITKEAPNYRSSR from the coding sequence ATGCGATTAAAGGAAGAAGCCTTAACGTTTGATGATGTGCTGCTGCAGCCCGCCTATTCCGATGTGCTGCCACGCGACGTCAATCTCACCACCCGCCTTACCACCGACATCACGCTCAACGTGCCGTTGTTGTCCGCGGCAATGGACACCGTCACCGAAGCTCGCCTTGCGATAGCGTTGGCGCAAGAAGGCGGCATCGGCATCGTGCACAAGAACATGTCGATCGATGGACAAGCTCAGGAAGTATCGCGCGTTAAGAAGTTCGAAAGCGGGGTAATCACCGATCCGATTACCGTTACGCCGGAACACACCGTGCGCGAAGTGCTCGAGCTGACCCGGCGTCACAATATCTCGGGCCTGCCGGTTGTGAGCGGCCGGGAAACGGTGGGCATTGTGACTCGTCGTGATCTACGGTTTGTCACCGAACTCGATGCACCGATCACCAGCGTCATGACCGGTAAGGCCGATCTGATTACCGTGGGTGAAAACGCGCCGAAGGAAGAAGTGCAGGCCTTGCTGCACAAGCACCGCATTGAGAAAGTGCTTGTGGTCAACGGCAACTTTGAACTGCGTGGCATGATCACCGTCAAGGATTTTGAAAAAGCATCGGAATTTCCCAATGCGTGCAAGGACGGTGACGGCAGCTTGCGGGTTGGTGCGGCGGTCGGCACGGGTGCGGATACGCCCGACCGAGTGGCTGCACTGGTCGCCGCGGGCGTCGATGTGGTGGTGGTCGATACAAGTCATGGTCACACGCGTGGTGTGCTGGATACGATTCGTGCCATTCGGAACACCTACACGGACTTGCAAGTTATCGGCGGCAATATTGTTACGGCCGAAGCGGCGCGTGCGCTGGTCGACGCCGGCGCCAACGCAGTGAAAGTGGGCATTGGCCCTGGCTCGATTTGCACGACGCGAATGGTCGCGGGCGTGGGGGTACCGCAAGTCTCTGCGGTGTCGAACGTGGCGGCCGAGCTCGCTGCCAGCGGCGTCCCGCTTATTGCTGACGGCGGCATTCGATACTCCGGCGACATTGCCAAGGCGATCGCCGCGGGTGCGCATTCGGTGATGATGGGGGGTCTGTTTGCCGGTACTGACGAATCGCCTGGACAGGTTGAGCTGTATCAAGGGCGATCCTATAAGTCGTATCGCGGCATGGGGTCGTTAGGCGCGATGGCTGAAACTCACGGTTCGTCAGATCGCTATTTCCAAGATAAAACCGATGAGGTGGAAAAGCTTGTGCCAGAGGGCATCGAGGGCCGCGTGCCGTACAAAGGCTCGCTGCTAGCGATTATTCACCAGTTGTTGGGAGGGGTGCGTTCGGCAATGGGCTACACCGGTAGCCATACGATTGAAGAGATGCGGACGAAGCCTGAGTTTGTGCGCATTACCAACGCGGGCGTGCAGGAAAGCCATGTGCATGACGTGACGATCACCAAAGAGGCCCCTAATTATCGGTCGAGCCGTTAG
- the guaA gene encoding glutamine-hydrolyzing GMP synthase, producing the protein MSQPDIHASRILILDFGGQYTQLIARRVREAGVFCEIHPWDITDAEVAAFGADGIILSGGPESAIGDDAPVAPSSVFESGVPVLGICYGMQTMEAQLGGAVESGHDAEFGYAMLDVVGPCAILDGLNDADSIDMPALDVWMSHGDRVTAIPEGFATVGRSDNAPIAAMCDASRRFFGVQFHPEVTHTKQGQVILSRFIHDVCGCAPLWTSANIIDDSIAQVRESVGDDHVLLGLSGGVDSSVVAALLARAIGDQLTCVFVDTGLLRHEEGDQVMETFARNMGINVIRVNAGDRFFNALAGETDPEAKRKIIGRLFIEVFDEEAQKIPGVKWLAQGTIYPDVIESAGAKTGKAKVIKSHHNVGGLPEKMNLKLVEPLRELFKDEVRRLGIELGLPEEMVMRHPFPGPGLGVRILGEVKKEYADVLRLADHILISELRAHDLYDDVSQAFAVFLPVRSVGVVGDYRSYDWVISLRSVNTIDFMTAHWSRLPYDFLDVVSRRIINEVDGVSRVTYDISSKPPATIEWE; encoded by the coding sequence ATGAGCCAGCCTGATATTCACGCTTCCCGTATTCTTATACTGGATTTTGGGGGGCAGTACACGCAGCTAATCGCGCGTCGTGTCAGAGAGGCGGGCGTCTTCTGTGAGATCCATCCTTGGGATATCACGGACGCGGAGGTGGCGGCGTTTGGCGCGGATGGCATTATTTTATCAGGCGGCCCCGAGTCCGCGATTGGTGACGACGCGCCGGTGGCGCCGTCCAGCGTGTTTGAGTCAGGCGTACCGGTGCTCGGCATTTGTTATGGCATGCAGACCATGGAGGCACAGTTAGGCGGTGCGGTTGAAAGTGGCCATGATGCCGAATTCGGTTACGCGATGCTCGACGTGGTGGGCCCGTGCGCGATACTTGACGGCCTGAACGATGCCGACAGTATCGACATGCCGGCGCTGGATGTCTGGATGAGCCATGGTGACCGCGTCACCGCGATCCCTGAGGGATTTGCCACCGTCGGTCGCTCCGATAACGCGCCGATTGCCGCCATGTGTGACGCATCGCGCCGTTTCTTCGGGGTTCAGTTTCACCCGGAAGTCACACACACCAAACAGGGCCAGGTTATTTTGTCGCGCTTCATTCACGATGTGTGCGGGTGTGCGCCGTTGTGGACATCGGCCAATATTATTGACGACAGCATCGCCCAGGTGCGCGAGAGCGTCGGGGATGACCACGTGCTGCTGGGATTATCCGGTGGGGTCGATTCCTCCGTGGTTGCGGCGCTGTTGGCGCGAGCGATTGGCGATCAGCTGACCTGCGTGTTTGTCGATACCGGCTTGCTGCGCCATGAGGAAGGCGATCAAGTCATGGAGACGTTTGCTCGAAACATGGGCATCAACGTTATTCGCGTCAATGCCGGCGATCGCTTTTTCAACGCATTGGCGGGTGAAACGGATCCAGAGGCCAAGCGAAAAATTATTGGGCGACTTTTTATCGAAGTGTTTGATGAGGAGGCGCAAAAAATCCCTGGGGTTAAGTGGTTGGCGCAAGGCACGATTTACCCGGACGTAATCGAGTCAGCGGGGGCTAAAACCGGTAAGGCCAAAGTGATTAAGTCACACCACAACGTGGGCGGATTGCCGGAAAAAATGAATCTTAAGCTCGTCGAGCCGTTGCGTGAATTATTTAAGGATGAAGTGCGTCGCTTGGGAATCGAGTTAGGCTTGCCCGAAGAAATGGTGATGCGTCATCCCTTTCCAGGCCCAGGTCTTGGCGTACGGATTTTGGGCGAGGTCAAAAAAGAGTATGCCGACGTGTTGCGTTTAGCCGATCATATTCTGATCAGCGAGCTTCGCGCCCACGATCTTTACGATGATGTCAGCCAAGCCTTTGCGGTCTTTTTGCCGGTGCGCTCGGTGGGGGTGGTTGGTGATTACCGAAGTTATGATTGGGTCATTTCCCTTCGCAGCGTGAATACCATCGATTTTATGACGGCGCATTGGTCACGCCTGCCCTATGATTTTTTGGATGTAGTGTCGCGCCGAATCATTAATGAAGTCGATGGCGTAAGTCGCGTCACGTACGATATTTCCAGTAAACCACCCGCCACCATCGAATGGGAGTAG
- a CDS encoding serine hydrolase, with translation MNHPPQRHTPTLKHGAVLLLFALLAAPAAAAQTDFKPDTAWEGLWVSERQFGPTRQGPLTLVRSAAGWFARHQGDSVRVTQTHIEDGPIEWSFSFADQGQFIGHQSSTTAPIQGHWIQPPGAIESYPIATPVTLRPAGDYAFAGHIRPFRHDVSLNIPLRDGRVDAQQRVTYRSFLRNPQRNFGVFFRIASATITDQHIEFLNADGDTLARADVLEPGQRFALVFGRTGNTLEFTRREQPTAPGFYPRRLPLALDTLPQPPQLNDGWLTARPNDSGLDATLLGELINEIATFTPTGLRQPYIHSVLIAHRGQLVVEEYFHGYDRETPHDSRSAGKTIASVLLGATIHQGYLANEYERVYPLFGGVDQFANADPRKANMTLHHLITMSSGFDCDDDDESNVGNENVMQNQREQPDWRRYTLSLPMVRDPGAAGVYCTGALNVIGGAIERATQQRLPRFFHDALAQPLGITYYQMNLAPDHRAYMGGGLRLRPRDFLKIGQLYLNQGRFNDQQIVSKAWVEKSFQPHASLNRTNDYGYAWWRQTFVVDEEPIETFYASGNGGQLLFVVPAYALTVMINAGNYSDGRTRNQFRDRFMQRFILPAAVRGSGQQP, from the coding sequence ATGAATCACCCTCCACAGCGTCACACACCGACCCTAAAACACGGCGCCGTTCTGTTGCTGTTTGCCCTGCTCGCAGCGCCAGCTGCCGCCGCGCAAACCGACTTTAAGCCCGACACCGCATGGGAAGGCCTCTGGGTCTCAGAACGCCAATTTGGCCCCACCCGACAAGGCCCGCTCACGTTGGTTCGTTCTGCCGCCGGCTGGTTCGCGCGCCATCAAGGGGATTCTGTTCGTGTGACGCAAACCCACATCGAAGACGGCCCCATCGAATGGTCGTTCTCGTTTGCCGATCAAGGCCAATTTATCGGTCACCAGTCGTCCACTACGGCCCCCATTCAAGGGCACTGGATTCAACCACCCGGTGCGATAGAGAGCTACCCGATCGCCACACCCGTCACGCTCCGACCGGCTGGCGATTATGCCTTTGCCGGGCACATCCGGCCGTTCCGCCACGATGTGTCGCTGAATATTCCGTTGCGTGACGGGCGTGTTGATGCCCAACAACGCGTGACCTACCGCAGTTTCTTACGTAATCCACAGCGCAATTTTGGTGTGTTCTTCCGCATCGCTTCCGCGACCATCACCGACCAACACATCGAATTCCTTAACGCTGATGGCGATACGCTCGCGCGGGCTGATGTGCTCGAACCCGGACAGCGCTTTGCCCTCGTGTTTGGGCGCACCGGAAACACACTGGAATTTACGCGGCGTGAACAGCCGACTGCACCGGGATTTTACCCGCGACGCTTGCCGCTCGCGCTCGACACGCTGCCGCAGCCGCCGCAGCTGAACGATGGCTGGCTCACCGCTCGGCCTAACGACTCAGGCCTCGATGCCACCTTGCTTGGCGAGCTGATTAACGAAATCGCCACATTTACGCCCACCGGGCTCCGCCAGCCTTACATCCACTCTGTGCTGATCGCCCACCGTGGACAGCTCGTGGTGGAAGAGTATTTCCATGGATACGACCGCGAAACACCCCATGATTCTCGCTCGGCGGGTAAAACCATTGCGTCCGTCTTATTGGGGGCGACTATTCATCAGGGCTATCTTGCCAACGAATACGAGCGCGTTTACCCGCTGTTTGGGGGCGTCGATCAGTTTGCGAACGCCGACCCACGCAAAGCAAACATGACGCTTCATCACTTGATCACCATGTCATCGGGTTTTGACTGTGACGATGACGATGAAAGCAACGTCGGCAACGAAAACGTGATGCAAAACCAACGTGAGCAACCCGATTGGCGACGCTACACCCTCTCGCTACCGATGGTGCGCGATCCGGGCGCCGCGGGCGTCTACTGTACCGGCGCGTTAAACGTGATCGGTGGCGCCATCGAACGGGCCACCCAGCAACGTTTGCCGCGCTTTTTCCATGACGCGTTGGCGCAGCCACTTGGCATTACGTACTACCAAATGAATCTCGCACCCGATCACCGCGCCTACATGGGCGGAGGGCTGCGCCTACGACCGCGCGATTTCCTCAAAATCGGTCAACTCTATCTCAATCAGGGACGCTTTAACGATCAGCAGATTGTGTCCAAAGCATGGGTGGAAAAATCGTTTCAACCACACGCATCGCTAAACCGAACCAATGATTATGGCTACGCATGGTGGCGACAGACGTTTGTCGTGGACGAGGAACCGATCGAGACGTTTTATGCCAGCGGCAATGGTGGACAGCTGCTCTTTGTGGTCCCCGCCTACGCACTCACCGTTATGATCAATGCGGGCAACTACAGCGACGGACGCACGCGCAATCAGTTCCGAGACCGATTCATGCAGCGATTTATCTTGCCGGCCGCCGTTCGAGGATCGGGACAACAGCCGTGA
- a CDS encoding GntR family transcriptional regulator — MQLNPQNISDQAASAVRNMIVEGLLADGERINEVRLAQTLGVSRTPLREGLGRLVAEGIVTTQSRRGFFVAPLTLTEFQHVYDIRPLLDPPALKLAGIPSPTRLATLHQLNTDMQRASTASQAIDLDNTWHRTLIETCPNTVLLTLIDQFIDRTRRYEYALFRETTNVFTAGDEHERILHALGDNDLGSACTLLENNLRGGAPAIVNWLTLRQTQVGNH; from the coding sequence ATGCAATTAAACCCACAGAATATTAGCGATCAAGCCGCGAGTGCCGTTCGGAACATGATCGTTGAGGGACTACTCGCCGATGGCGAACGCATCAACGAAGTCCGTCTTGCCCAAACGCTGGGGGTGAGCCGAACCCCGCTACGGGAAGGCCTTGGGCGCCTTGTGGCGGAGGGCATCGTCACCACTCAATCACGACGGGGTTTCTTTGTCGCCCCCTTAACGCTGACAGAATTTCAGCACGTGTACGACATTCGGCCTCTGCTCGATCCGCCTGCCCTCAAATTGGCGGGTATTCCGTCGCCCACACGCCTGGCGACATTGCATCAACTCAACACCGACATGCAGCGAGCCTCAACGGCCTCACAGGCCATTGATTTGGATAATACCTGGCATCGGACGCTTATCGAAACGTGCCCGAATACGGTTTTGCTCACGCTTATCGATCAGTTTATTGATCGAACCCGACGGTACGAGTACGCCTTATTCCGCGAAACGACGAATGTCTTTACGGCGGGCGACGAACACGAGCGAATTTTACATGCGCTCGGTGACAACGATCTGGGCAGCGCCTGCACGCTGCTCGAGAACAACCTGCGCGGCGGCGCCCCCGCCATTGTCAACTGGCTCACGCTGCGTCAAACCCAGGTAGGAAACCACTGA
- a CDS encoding helix-turn-helix transcriptional regulator, translated as MAQYEELTTASPEAVERVLGRRLEQLRLAKNINQTTLANEAGVSRRTITRLENGQGTSLDTLIRVMKALGVVHRFDTLLPDPSVRPIDRVRRKGKERQRAREVTASRSTASWQWQDEGSES; from the coding sequence ATGGCTCAATATGAAGAATTGACTACTGCGTCCCCAGAGGCCGTGGAGCGCGTCTTAGGGCGGCGTCTCGAGCAGTTGCGGCTGGCGAAGAACATCAATCAAACCACCCTGGCAAACGAAGCCGGTGTGTCACGACGAACGATAACGCGCCTCGAGAACGGGCAGGGTACATCGTTGGACACATTGATACGCGTGATGAAAGCACTCGGCGTTGTGCATCGATTCGACACGCTTTTGCCCGACCCGTCGGTTCGCCCGATCGATCGCGTGCGACGAAAAGGTAAAGAACGTCAACGAGCACGTGAAGTGACGGCCTCGCGGTCAACCGCGTCGTGGCAGTGGCAGGATGAGGGTTCTGAGTCGTGA